The Aequorivita sublithincola DSM 14238 genome window below encodes:
- a CDS encoding RNA polymerase sigma-70 factor has protein sequence MSTNKPNITNLEGFKALFETLYPPICIFANKYLNDMDTSKDIVQEVFIKIWQKQPVFLNHNTTKAYFYTTVKNHCLNYLKSKHYKTIDNNAPIDLVMQQSEDYFFTQIVTAETYAQLYKAINTLPKKSAKVITLSLNNYTTSEIAEELNITPSTVRTQKSLAYQKLKGLLAPLKYLLSFL, from the coding sequence ATGTCCACGAACAAACCAAATATTACAAATTTGGAGGGATTCAAGGCACTTTTTGAAACCTTGTATCCACCGATATGTATATTTGCCAATAAATACCTCAACGATATGGATACTTCCAAAGACATCGTTCAGGAGGTTTTTATTAAAATATGGCAGAAGCAGCCAGTATTTTTAAACCACAATACTACCAAAGCCTACTTTTATACCACGGTTAAGAACCATTGTCTGAATTACTTAAAAAGCAAACACTACAAAACAATAGACAATAATGCTCCCATAGATTTGGTAATGCAACAGTCCGAAGATTATTTTTTTACCCAAATAGTTACGGCAGAAACCTATGCCCAACTGTATAAGGCAATAAATACGCTACCAAAAAAATCAGCGAAAGTCATCACGCTGTCACTAAACAACTACACCACCAGTGAAATTGCCGAAGAACTCAACATCACCCCCAGTACGGTAAGAACCCAGAAAAGCTTGGCATATCAAAAACTTAAAGGTCTATTGGCCCCTTTAAAATATCTTCTTTCATTTTTATGA
- a CDS encoding helix-turn-helix transcriptional regulator translates to MARSGNEEQKLNKKISLRIKELREKIEPVQSKFAKDHFIDRQLLSRWENTNDDRGISIHTILKFCKMINISLKEFFDDDLFAK, encoded by the coding sequence ATGGCAAGGTCAGGAAACGAAGAGCAGAAGCTTAATAAAAAAATTTCTTTAAGAATTAAAGAACTTAGAGAGAAAATAGAACCAGTCCAGTCTAAATTTGCAAAAGATCATTTCATCGATAGGCAATTATTAAGCAGATGGGAGAACACAAATGATGATAGAGGTATTTCTATTCATACTATCCTTAAGTTTTGCAAAATGATAAATATTAGCTTAAAAGAATTTTTTGATGATGATTTGTTTGCTAAATAA
- a CDS encoding DUF6577 family protein: MANILLNFPELKESSINVYLSLLKKEGVIQNPSRGIYALEEMNSYIPTIDIKQKRLFRKIKKDLPFIDFCIWNTKWLNEFMLHQPFKYYTVLEIEKDAIEPVFYLLKEQGKPVFLEPDADTFDLYINNSEDVIILKQLITESPLQEIENILIPTLEKLLVDMTIDTNLYSAQQGEIKLIFTSAFEKYTVNKNRMKRYSYRRNRENEIEKLTNLTLANIA, from the coding sequence GTGGCAAATATTTTATTGAATTTTCCTGAATTAAAAGAAAGTTCCATTAATGTTTATCTCTCGCTTTTAAAAAAAGAAGGAGTTATCCAAAATCCTTCTAGAGGTATTTATGCCCTTGAGGAAATGAACTCATATATTCCAACTATTGATATTAAGCAAAAGCGATTATTCAGAAAAATAAAGAAAGACCTTCCGTTTATTGATTTTTGCATTTGGAACACCAAATGGCTAAATGAATTTATGTTACATCAACCTTTTAAATATTATACAGTTTTGGAGATTGAAAAGGATGCTATAGAGCCTGTTTTTTACTTATTAAAAGAACAAGGAAAGCCTGTATTTTTAGAACCTGATGCAGATACTTTTGATTTGTATATCAACAACAGTGAGGATGTTATTATTTTAAAACAACTAATTACTGAATCACCTCTCCAAGAAATTGAAAATATTCTAATCCCCACCTTGGAAAAGTTATTGGTAGATATGACTATAGATACAAATTTATATTCTGCACAACAGGGGGAGATAAAATTAATTTTTACTTCCGCATTTGAAAAATATACGGTCAACAAAAACAGAATGAAACGATACTCCTATAGACGTAATCGAGAAAATGAAATAGAGAAACTAACAAATTTAACTTTGGCAAATATTGCTTGA
- a CDS encoding nucleotidyl transferase AbiEii/AbiGii toxin family protein, with product MILSSTYSRNWIYEVERNLGKKKIDPKLIEKVIYALAFLEQLKVNGLDFIFKGGTALLLATEEPKRFSIDIDIITEQTQGEIEAVIEKISKVEIFTHWESDNDRKHTPDAPVSHYKMFYTSNVDGNIEPILLDILHTANPYPEVREIPVAHNWIQTSGQVVTVQMPTFDAILGDKLTAFAPKTTGILYSKERPVEIIKQLFDIAFLVDNISNLEIVKKSYNTVVEEEIKYRKLKVETIDVLKDTQEACLVLASRDTKSAEFQNLQLGISNFTNFTIISFNLEEAISASAKAAYLAEILKNKGIISLEKFNNPLQIKDWLIEEEQFNKLNKLKKSNPEAFFYWYKAVSLFLENNVVLTNQEIKSFEEASEYYRYRKEKFPSEEAMLKIREKLDSSNKFESFSTDELKYMKKIIDENIEYVTKKGYEGLSQDFLISRKQEILKPLFEIRIKIKSMQNV from the coding sequence ATGATATTATCATCAACATATAGTCGGAACTGGATTTATGAAGTCGAAAGAAATTTAGGAAAAAAGAAAATTGATCCAAAATTGATTGAGAAAGTTATCTATGCGCTAGCCTTTTTAGAACAACTAAAAGTAAACGGGTTAGACTTTATCTTTAAAGGAGGAACAGCATTATTGTTGGCTACTGAAGAGCCAAAGCGATTTTCTATTGATATAGATATTATTACAGAACAAACCCAGGGAGAAATAGAAGCAGTTATTGAAAAAATAAGTAAAGTCGAAATTTTCACCCATTGGGAAAGTGACAATGATAGAAAACATACACCAGATGCTCCTGTGAGTCATTATAAAATGTTTTATACAAGTAATGTAGATGGTAATATAGAGCCTATATTGTTAGATATACTTCACACTGCCAATCCTTATCCTGAGGTAAGGGAAATTCCTGTAGCACATAATTGGATTCAAACTTCTGGTCAAGTTGTGACAGTTCAAATGCCAACTTTTGATGCCATATTAGGAGATAAGCTTACTGCCTTTGCTCCTAAGACTACAGGTATTTTATATAGTAAGGAAAGACCTGTAGAAATTATAAAACAATTGTTTGATATCGCTTTTTTAGTGGACAATATTTCTAACTTGGAAATTGTCAAAAAAAGCTATAATACAGTAGTAGAAGAGGAAATCAAGTATAGAAAACTGAAAGTAGAGACTATTGATGTTTTAAAAGACACTCAAGAAGCCTGTCTTGTTTTAGCGTCTAGAGATACGAAATCGGCTGAGTTTCAAAATTTACAATTAGGAATTAGCAATTTTACAAATTTCACCATTATAAGCTTCAACTTAGAAGAAGCAATTTCGGCTAGCGCGAAAGCGGCTTATCTTGCCGAAATTTTGAAAAACAAGGGAATAATAAGTTTGGAAAAATTTAATAATCCATTACAAATTAAAGATTGGCTAATAGAAGAGGAGCAATTCAATAAATTAAACAAGCTTAAGAAAAGTAATCCTGAAGCGTTTTTTTATTGGTATAAGGCGGTTTCATTGTTTCTTGAAAATAATGTTGTGTTAACTAATCAAGAAATTAAATCTTTCGAAGAAGCATCAGAGTATTATAGATATAGAAAAGAAAAATTTCCTAGTGAAGAGGCTATGCTTAAAATTAGAGAAAAACTAGATAGCAGTAATAAATTTGAAAGTTTTAGTACTGACGAATTAAAATATATGAAAAAAATTATAGATGAGAACATTGAATATGTTACCAAAAAAGGTTATGAAGGTTTATCTCAAGATTTTCTTATTTCAAGAAAACAAGAAATACTAAAACCGCTGTTTGAAATTAGAATAAAAATTAAAAGCATGCAAAATGTCTGA